Proteins encoded together in one Gigantopelta aegis isolate Gae_Host chromosome 8, Gae_host_genome, whole genome shotgun sequence window:
- the LOC121378283 gene encoding inorganic pyrophosphatase-like produces MSYSTVERGCRNTLEYRAFFSGPNGKMLSPFHDIPLFANAEKTEYNMVVEIPRWSNAKMEINKEEALNPIKQDVKKGKLRFVKNIFPHHGYIWNYGAFPQTWEDPNKTYEETGTKGDADPLDVCEIGHKIHKLGDVIRVKMLGTMLLIDEGETDWKMLAIDVTDPLAPSLNDIEDVEKHMPGFLKATYEWFKFYKVPDGKPENNFAWEGRAKNKAFAVDVVNECHNQWQALIGNTVDNGGIACETTTVAGSPYLIEPEKAQEICQNAATPGAAEAIDAEVDKWYYVIKQ; encoded by the exons gtgGACCAAATGGAAAGATGCTGTCCCCATTCCATGACATCCCGTTGTTTGCCAATGCTGAGAAAACAGAATACAACATGGTGGTGGAAATCCCACGGTGGTCAAATGCCAAAATGGAG ATAAACAAGGAAGAGGCCCTCAACCCCATCAAACAAGATGTAAAGAAAGGAAAGTTACGCTTTGTGAAAAATATCTTTCCACACCATGGGTACATCTGGAATTACGGGGCATTCCCACAA ACGTGGGAAGACCCCAATAAAACATACGAAGAAACCGGAACAAAAGGAGATGCAGATCCTCTTGATGTTTGTGAAATAGGTCACAAG ATTCACAAGCTGGGTGATGTGATACGGGTAAAAATGTTGGGAACAATGTTGTTGATAGATGAAG GGGAAACTGACTGGAAGATGCTGGCTATAGATGTGACAGACCCACTGGCACCTAGTTTAAATG atattGAAGATGTTGAAAAACACATGCCTGGGTTTTTGAag gcAACATACGAGTGGTTCAAGTTTTATAAAGTACCAGATGGCAAACCAGAAAACAACTTTGCATGGGAGGGTAGAGCTAAAAATAAG gCCTTTGCAGTGGATGTTGTTAATGAATGTCATAACCAATGGCAGGCATTGATTGGTAACACTGTGGATAACGGAGGGATTGCAtg TGAGACAACCACAGTGGCAGGGAGTCCATACCTTATTGAACCAGAAAAGGCTCAGGAAATATGCCAGAAC gcTGCTACCCCTGGAGCTGCTGAAGCAATAGATGCCGAAG tggaCAAGTGGTACTATGTTATAAAACAGTGA